One Brevibacillus choshinensis genomic window carries:
- a CDS encoding APC family permease, translating to MISGLKRFLIGRPMKSKELGEEKLSKVKALAVLSSDALSSVAYGTEQILLVLVTLGAVALWYSIPISIAVIGLLTILILSYRQTIFAYTTGGGAYIVAKDNFGTSTGLVAGGSLLVDYILTVAVSTSASTDAITSAFPVLHEHRVLIALVMIVTVTILNLRGITESATILMYPVYLFVIAIFLLIIGGGYQWLVGNVHGQAPVYGAAVPGITLFLLLRAFSSGCSALTGVEAVSNAIPNFKNPAPKNAAVTLIMMGLILGAMFMGISLLAYVYGIGPTPKETVVSQIASAVFGRGILYYFIQAVTALILFLAANTAFAAFPLLAFMLAKDRFMPNMFMVRGDRLGFSNGIIFLGILSAILVISFGGETENLIPLYALGVFIPFTLSQAGMMKRWMTKKPSGWVTPFLINTVGMLTTLTICLIFLITKFSQVWTIFVFLPIVIFIFRKINGHYKDLADELRLDIAVEKPQPKGSVIVIPVAGISQVVKNTISYAQSLSDDIVAVYVGFNDEDMKKMEEKWDQWNPGVRLIILRSHYRSIIKPLFKFIDTVEWKKADTDHVTVMIPQFITKRWWHNLLHNQTSLFLRAYLFARQDVKIATVPYRLKK from the coding sequence ATGATATCGGGATTAAAACGATTTTTAATCGGCAGACCGATGAAGTCAAAAGAGCTAGGGGAAGAAAAATTATCGAAGGTAAAAGCGCTAGCAGTGTTGTCATCAGATGCTTTATCTTCCGTAGCTTATGGAACGGAGCAAATTCTTCTCGTTTTAGTAACGCTGGGTGCAGTAGCACTCTGGTACTCGATTCCCATTTCCATTGCGGTTATCGGTCTTTTGACCATTCTCATCTTGTCTTACCGTCAGACGATCTTTGCCTACACGACGGGCGGCGGGGCGTACATTGTAGCCAAGGACAATTTCGGAACCTCAACCGGTTTGGTCGCAGGGGGATCGCTGCTGGTTGATTACATCTTGACAGTAGCGGTGAGTACTTCGGCTTCCACCGATGCCATTACGTCAGCCTTTCCGGTCCTCCACGAGCATCGGGTGCTGATAGCGCTGGTCATGATCGTGACGGTGACCATCCTGAATCTGAGGGGGATCACGGAGTCGGCAACCATTTTAATGTATCCCGTATACCTGTTTGTCATTGCTATTTTTCTTTTGATCATTGGCGGGGGATATCAATGGCTGGTCGGTAACGTGCATGGGCAAGCGCCAGTCTATGGAGCAGCGGTGCCGGGAATCACGTTATTTTTGCTTTTACGCGCATTCAGTTCGGGCTGTTCGGCGTTGACAGGAGTAGAGGCCGTCTCGAATGCCATCCCCAACTTCAAGAATCCTGCCCCGAAAAATGCCGCCGTCACTTTGATCATGATGGGGCTCATCCTAGGTGCGATGTTTATGGGGATCAGCTTGTTGGCCTATGTTTACGGCATTGGCCCAACTCCCAAAGAAACAGTCGTTTCCCAAATTGCTTCAGCGGTGTTTGGAAGGGGGATCCTTTACTACTTTATCCAAGCGGTTACAGCGTTAATCCTTTTCCTGGCTGCCAATACGGCGTTTGCTGCTTTTCCGTTGCTGGCTTTTATGCTGGCGAAGGATCGCTTCATGCCCAACATGTTCATGGTGCGTGGAGATCGCCTGGGCTTCTCCAACGGAATCATCTTTCTCGGCATTCTTTCTGCGATCCTTGTCATTTCCTTTGGCGGGGAAACGGAAAACTTGATTCCGCTGTATGCCCTTGGCGTCTTTATCCCGTTTACTTTGTCGCAGGCTGGGATGATGAAGCGTTGGATGACAAAAAAGCCGTCCGGATGGGTAACGCCTTTTCTCATCAATACGGTGGGGATGCTCACCACCCTGACCATTTGCCTGATTTTCCTGATCACCAAGTTTTCACAGGTGTGGACGATATTTGTGTTCCTGCCAATCGTCATCTTTATCTTCCGCAAGATCAACGGACATTATAAAGACTTGGCAGATGAGCTGCGCCTGGATATTGCCGTAGAGAAACCGCAGCCAAAGGGCAGTGTCATTGTCATTCCGGTGGCAGGCATTTCGCAGGTCGTGAAAAACACCATCAGCTATGCACAATCGCTGTCAGATGACATCGTGGCGGTCTATGTGGGATTCAATGATGAGGATATGAAAAAGATGGAGGAAAAATGGGATCAGTGGAACCCTGGCGTTCGCTTGATCATCCTCCGCTCGCATTACCGCAGCATAATCAAGCCCCTGTTTAAATTTATCGATACGGTGGAATGGAAAAAGGCTGACACAGACCATGTGACGGTCATGATCCCGCAGTTCATCACGAAGCGCTGGTGGCACAATCTGCTGCATAACCAAACGAGCCTGTTTCTGCGGGCGTACCTCTTTGCAAGGCAGGATGTCAAAATCGCAACCGTGCCGTACCGCCTAAAAAAATAG